Part of the Sphingobacterium sp. LZ7M1 genome, CCAATCCAACAATCTATTATTGACAGAAACCCTAAGGTGCTGCAAAATAAAGACTGGGGTGGGGAGTTCAATCCTAGCATGGAATAAGGAAATCATTTATTGGAGAAAGTGCTGCCCATTTGGGTAGCCCTTTCTTTATTGGTTGATTTTTTTAGAAATTATCATCCTATTTTATGGTTTTTATTTTGACCTGATTCGAGAATCATTCGAGACATATTCGAGAATAATTCTATCCAGTTCGAAACTTTTGGAACTTGCCCCGAATATGTCTCGAATAAGGCCTAGTTTTCCTTCAGATTTATTCAGGTTGATTCATCCTGTAAAATTAAATTTTGCTCATTAGGATTAGGTTAATAAATAACTTTTAGAGCCAAAGTTTTTAGTTTATGCAAAAATTACTTTCAACAAGCTGTTGATTAATAGATTATTTATTTTGGACTTGGTTAATTTCTTAGTAGATTTAATTATGCCAATTGAACTGAAACACCTCTGGCAATTTTATAAGCCAATTCTATTCATCAACCTGGTGTTGAGTCTTGCAATGAGCATTCAATATTTTGGCTACTTTCCCTTTGTGTTTATGACCGTTGGCTACTTAGCCTCGGCGGCATTGGTTCGATTTTTTGAAGGCAATACCAAATACCTGTTTTTTAATCTGGGATTATCCCGCAAGCATTTGGTCGTATATACCTTCCTTGCCAATCTTTTGATTTCCTTCCTCCTCATTATCATCATGCATTATGGATACAAAGGATAAAGAATTATTTGTGGACTCGGTGCAGTTCAGTTATACTGATAACAATCAGTTGCTGACTGGGGGCTATCTGGGATTGAAAGTAGGCGATATTATCGGACTACTAGGTCGCAATGGGACTGGGAAATCAACTCTCATGAAAATTATTTTTGGATCCTTGCGAGCCCACAATGCATATATCAGGGTAAATGGTCATAAAGTGAGTCAGGCTTTCCCGACCAGGGAAGTTTGTTATCTTCCCCAAGATAGCTTTTTGCCCACTTCCTTTCGAGTAAAGAAAGCCATTGAATTTATGCTATCCGATAAAGAGAGCCGGGCGAAAGTTGAAAGCGATGAGTTGATCATGCCTATCCTGAACAATAAGATTGCGGACTTGGCAGGAGGAGAGTTGCGCTATTTAGAAATCATGCTATTAATCGAACAGAAAGCAACATTTATTTTATTGGATGAGCCATTTTCTGGCATATCGCCCATTCTGAAGGAGAAAATCCAGGAGGTATTGGTTGAAAAATCCAAAATCAAAGGTTTATTGATTTCTGACCATGATTATATGAACGTATTAGATATTGCGACCGAGTTGCTGCTTTTGGAG contains:
- a CDS encoding ATP-binding cassette domain-containing protein, with amino-acid sequence MDTKDKELFVDSVQFSYTDNNQLLTGGYLGLKVGDIIGLLGRNGTGKSTLMKIIFGSLRAHNAYIRVNGHKVSQAFPTREVCYLPQDSFLPTSFRVKKAIEFMLSDKESRAKVESDELIMPILNNKIADLAGGELRYLEIMLLIEQKATFILLDEPFSGISPILKEKIQEVLVEKSKIKGLLISDHDYMNVLDIATELLLLENGGCRKINRKEELEQFYVPLGTFDRGNSPENDSKNSF